A region of Lycium barbarum isolate Lr01 chromosome 3, ASM1917538v2, whole genome shotgun sequence DNA encodes the following proteins:
- the LOC132631296 gene encoding probable O-methyltransferase 3 — protein sequence MAALHNDIGEKSREVLAAQAHIWNHTYNFINSLSLKCAIQLGIPDIIHTHGQPMTLSHLVDALPINNNAKTQDCVYRLMRILIHAGFFTQEDEGYLLTPTSCLLLNDEPLSLVPFVQIALDPISMDPFHYLSQWLHNGDSNTPFATAHGKPLFEYAEKEPKINHLFNEAMANDSRLIMSVVIENCKGIFKGLRSVVDVGGGTGTVAKAIANALPEINCIVFDLPQVIQGCDANKNPSYVGGDMFKSIPSADAILLKWILHDWGDEECIQILKKCKEAIPNKENNGGKVIIIDMVILDNQKGDDKSYETQLFYDMAMMALTPGKERSQQDWAKLFSGAGFSDYNIIPILGLRSIIEVYP from the exons ATGGCGGCATTGCATAATGATATTGGAGAAAAAAGTAGAGAAGTGCTAGCTGCTCAGGCACACATATGGAACCACACATACAACTTCATCAACTCCTTATCTCTCAAATGTGCAATTCAACTTGGAATTCCCGATATAATCCACACTCACGGCCAACCAATGACCCTCTCTCACTTGGTGGATGCCCTCCCCATCAACAATAACGCTAAAACCCAGGATTGTGTTTATCGTCTCATGCGTATTCTAATCCATGCAGGCTTCTTTACTCAAGAAGACGAGGGTTATTTACTTACTCCGACTTCATGTCTCCTCCTTAACGACGAGCCTTTGAGCTTAGTCCCCTTTGTGCAAATAGCACTAGATCCAATTTCAATGGATCCGTTTCACTATCTCAGCCAGTGGCTCCACAATGGGGACTCTAATACTCCATTTGCGACTGCTCACGGCAAGCCCCTCTTTGAATATGCCGAGAAGGAACCAAAAATTAACCATCTTTTTAATGAAGCCATGGCTAATGATTCCCGATTGATCATGAGTGTGGTGATTGAAAATTGTAAGGGAATTTTTAAAGGATTGAGATCAGTGGTGGACGTCGGAGGCGGCACTGGAACCGTGGCTAAAGCTATTGCCAATGCACTTCCTGAAATAAATTGCATTGTCTTCGATCTGCCGCAGGTAATTCAAGGATGTGATGCGAACAAGAACCCGAGCTATGTGGGAGGAGACATGTTTAAGTCCATTCCTTCTGCCGATGCAATTCTACTAAAG TGGATATTACATGACTGGGGCGACGAAGAGTGTATCCAAATATTGAAGAAATGTAAAGAAGCAATTCCAAATAAGGAGAATAATGGAGGAAAGGTCATCATCATTGACATGGTAATATTGGATAACCAGAAAGGAGACGACAAGTCATATGAAACTCAACTTTTCTATGACATGGCCATGATGGCTCTCACTCCTGGGAAGGAAAGAAGTCAGCAAGATTGGGCAAAACTCTTCTCTGGTGCTGGTTTTAGTGACTACAACATTATTCCTATACTGGGATTAAGATCTATTATTGAGGTTTACCCTTAA